A part of Leptospiraceae bacterium genomic DNA contains:
- a CDS encoding STAS-like domain-containing protein — protein MSEQNSITINIAKDFSKNPGGRFINQGNNSGEEFRIKYLEPYFDNLKDESNLIIVLDGTNGYATSFLDGAFGELARKYGSDRCMKRISFESEEDDLLIKEIQGYIQGAKKKP, from the coding sequence ATGTCTGAACAAAATTCTATAACCATTAATATTGCAAAGGATTTTTCAAAAAATCCTGGAGGAAGATTCATTAATCAAGGGAATAATTCTGGAGAAGAATTTAGAATTAAATATTTAGAACCCTATTTTGATAATCTAAAAGATGAAAGTAATCTAATTATTGTTTTGGATGGAACAAATGGGTATGCAACATCTTTTTTAGACGGAGCTTTTGGAGAATTAGCTAGAAAATATGGTTCTGATAGATGTATGAAACGAATAAGTTTTGAATCAGAGGAAGACGACCTTTTAATAAAAGAAATTCAAGGATATATTCAAGGTGCAAAAAAAAAGCCATAA